In Blastocatellia bacterium, the genomic window TGCGGTCGGCGCGGATGGTGGATTTGACTCATCCTTACGCTGTCGGCATGCCCTACTGGCCTGGGCGGTTGCAGCATCCGTTTGAGCACATTGTCGAAGAGGTTCGACCGCGCGTCTGGGGCGGTTGCTTTACGATGGCTGAGCATTCGGGCACGCACGTGGACGCGCCGCGACACTTTGTCGCTGAAGGGCGGTCAGCCGAAGCGTTGAAGGTTGAAGAGATGATCTTGCTGGGTGTCGTCATTGATGTGAGTGATCAAGCGGCAACGGACCCCGACTATTCGCTCACGGTTGATGACATCCGGCGGTGGGAACATCGGCATGGGCCGATTCCGCTGGGCGCGGCCATCCTGCTGCACAGCGGCTGGGGGCGACG contains:
- a CDS encoding cyclase family protein, with protein sequence MSGAALLEQLRSARMVDLTHPYAVGMPYWPGRLQHPFEHIVEEVRPRVWGGCFTMAEHSGTHVDAPRHFVAEGRSAEALKVEEMILLGVVIDVSDQAATDPDYSLTVDDIRRWEHRHGPIPLGAAILLHSGWGRRWRDAEAYLNKDAEGVLHFPGYSGEAARFLVQERRATLLGVDTLSADNMVRTLAEDSPVHRLVHEADGLILENVAHVEKLPATDFILFVSSIPIEGATGAPARVFALV